One genomic window of Polyangium aurulentum includes the following:
- a CDS encoding ArsA family ATPase: MPQTDSQPSPARSPGRLVDELGRRRFLFITGKGGVGKTTFAASLAVALAARGKRVLVGLCNTKERLSAIMGTKPIGDEIVPVADNVWAVNISPEKALTEYGEMVLKVRAVAHAVFDNRYTKTFFRAVPGLYEWAMLGKAWFHTTELLEDGRPRFDVVLLDAPATGHGVDMLRVPKVILDVVPPGVLRRDAEAAWAMFQDPVRSGVVVVTLPEEMPAQETIELVSEIQRDLSLPVLRLVVNGILPPLFSPEEREKLAADARLLEIDAPLQSAGTVESALVAGARRAVRERVQAESLARLANEIDLPRIELPFLFDEASTVEGTRILAKLL, from the coding sequence ATGCCCCAGACCGATTCGCAGCCTTCGCCCGCCCGTTCGCCGGGGCGGCTCGTCGACGAGCTTGGAAGACGGCGCTTCCTGTTCATCACTGGCAAGGGCGGCGTCGGCAAGACGACGTTCGCGGCGTCGCTCGCAGTGGCCCTCGCGGCTCGCGGCAAGCGCGTCCTCGTGGGCCTTTGCAACACCAAGGAGCGCCTGTCGGCGATCATGGGCACCAAGCCCATCGGCGACGAGATCGTCCCGGTCGCGGACAACGTGTGGGCGGTGAACATCTCGCCCGAGAAGGCCCTCACCGAGTACGGCGAGATGGTCCTCAAGGTGCGCGCGGTGGCGCACGCCGTCTTCGACAACCGCTACACGAAGACCTTCTTCCGCGCGGTTCCGGGCCTGTACGAGTGGGCGATGCTCGGCAAGGCGTGGTTTCACACGACCGAGCTGCTCGAGGACGGCCGGCCGCGCTTCGACGTGGTGCTGCTCGACGCGCCCGCGACGGGGCACGGCGTGGACATGCTTCGCGTGCCCAAGGTGATCCTCGACGTCGTGCCGCCAGGCGTTTTGCGCCGCGACGCCGAGGCCGCATGGGCGATGTTCCAGGACCCGGTGCGCAGCGGCGTCGTCGTCGTGACCCTGCCCGAGGAGATGCCCGCGCAGGAGACGATCGAGCTGGTGAGCGAGATCCAGCGCGACCTTTCGTTGCCGGTGCTCAGGCTCGTGGTGAACGGGATCCTGCCGCCGCTCTTTTCACCCGAGGAGCGCGAAAAGCTCGCGGCCGACGCGCGGCTGCTCGAGATCGACGCGCCGCTGCAGAGCGCGGGGACCGTGGAAAGCGCGCTCGTCGCGGGGGCGCGGCGCGCGGTGCGCGAGCGTGTGCAGGCCGAGAGCCTCGCGCGGCTCGCGAACGAGATCGACCTGCCGCGCATCGAGCTGCCATTTCTGTTCGACGAGGCGTCGACGGTCGAAGGGACGCGGATCCTCGCGAAGCTGCTCTAG